From Oscillatoria sp. FACHB-1407, a single genomic window includes:
- a CDS encoding sensor histidine kinase — translation MAEEKSTTRVLNPLAKRLALTRVASRSSASARGALSLRWYLVLLVAGALLPVVLFAIAVVYQLSNQQQAASERRILLAARNLAETVESEFSATNRALQALAASDRLEQNDLPNFHNEARQVVQTQATWMSVILLTPTGQQLLNTRQPFGRQLFPVVEPDSLQRVVETQQPMVGNLARGSRELRLAVPVRIPVLQDGKLQYILTAVIAQEAIAQIVREQTSIDGEWTRTVVDGKGIVVARTRNPERFVGQRGTPSFLKQISEATEGVYRDTTLEGRQVYVAFSRVGSSPWTVAVTVPVDVVQEPSRRAMWLVVGSGLILLLVSGVGAFLLSWQISRSITSAALAAKALANGEHPQVSPLSIKEVVLLGQSLEFAANLLSQREQERAENLMRVEAAKVEAEAANRIKDEFLAVLSHELRTPLNPILGWASLLRHGKVDVQKTAFALETIERNAKLQTQLIEDLLDVSRILKGKLSLNMAPVNLTFIVEAALETVRLSAEVKSIDLQFLRGHDALSAPQSDKPKFQVMGDAARLQQVVWNLLSNAIKFTSEGGQIEVCLERIDTGEGIEPGEWQTGAGENQLRTDTMNRVASDSPTYAQITVSDTGKGIDPDFLPHVFESFRQEDGRTTRRFGGLGLGLAIVRHLVELHGGTVDAQSPGEDQGATFTVRLPLLRDEVTLNQ, via the coding sequence ATGGCGGAAGAAAAGTCCACCACTCGTGTTTTAAACCCGCTTGCTAAGCGACTCGCTTTAACCAGAGTTGCCTCTCGTTCATCTGCTTCTGCTCGTGGAGCACTGTCCCTGAGGTGGTATCTGGTTTTGCTGGTGGCGGGGGCTTTGCTTCCAGTGGTGTTGTTTGCCATTGCAGTCGTCTATCAATTGTCAAATCAACAACAAGCGGCTTCAGAGCGACGCATTTTGTTAGCTGCTCGCAATCTGGCAGAAACGGTCGAAAGTGAGTTTTCTGCGACCAATCGAGCCCTTCAAGCCTTGGCAGCGTCAGATCGGTTGGAACAAAATGACCTTCCGAATTTTCATAACGAGGCACGACAGGTAGTGCAAACTCAAGCCACCTGGATGTCTGTGATCTTGCTGACACCGACTGGTCAACAACTGTTAAATACGCGACAGCCTTTTGGTCGGCAGTTGTTTCCGGTGGTGGAACCAGACAGTTTGCAGCGTGTTGTTGAGACGCAACAACCGATGGTGGGTAATCTTGCTCGCGGCAGTCGGGAGTTGCGATTGGCTGTCCCGGTTCGCATTCCAGTGCTGCAAGATGGCAAACTGCAATATATTCTCACAGCAGTCATTGCACAAGAGGCGATCGCCCAAATTGTTAGAGAACAAACCTCTATTGATGGGGAATGGACACGCACCGTCGTTGATGGCAAAGGGATTGTTGTTGCCCGCACCCGTAACCCTGAACGCTTTGTAGGACAGCGGGGAACACCGTCTTTCTTAAAGCAAATTAGTGAGGCAACGGAGGGGGTTTATCGAGATACCACCCTGGAAGGGAGGCAGGTCTATGTTGCCTTTAGCCGAGTGGGTAGCTCACCATGGACAGTGGCCGTCACCGTGCCAGTGGATGTCGTTCAAGAGCCCTCTCGGCGAGCAATGTGGCTTGTGGTCGGGTCAGGTTTAATTCTGCTTTTGGTGAGTGGTGTTGGGGCGTTTTTGCTCTCGTGGCAAATTTCGCGCAGTATTACTTCGGCAGCGTTAGCTGCGAAAGCATTGGCAAATGGCGAACATCCTCAGGTCAGCCCGCTCTCTATTAAGGAAGTTGTGCTCCTGGGGCAATCCCTGGAGTTTGCGGCTAACTTATTGTCACAACGGGAGCAAGAGCGGGCTGAAAATTTGATGCGAGTGGAAGCCGCAAAAGTGGAAGCAGAAGCTGCAAATCGCATTAAGGATGAGTTTTTGGCGGTGTTATCCCATGAGTTGCGAACGCCGCTCAACCCCATTCTGGGATGGGCGAGTTTGCTTCGCCATGGCAAGGTAGATGTGCAAAAGACAGCGTTTGCTCTGGAAACCATTGAACGTAATGCCAAACTGCAAACTCAGTTAATTGAAGATTTGCTCGATGTCTCTCGGATTTTGAAGGGCAAATTGAGTCTGAATATGGCTCCTGTAAATTTGACATTCATCGTTGAGGCTGCTTTAGAAACGGTGCGGCTATCGGCGGAAGTTAAGTCAATCGATTTGCAGTTTCTGCGTGGTCATGATGCTTTGAGCGCGCCCCAAAGCGACAAACCAAAATTTCAAGTTATGGGAGACGCTGCCCGACTTCAGCAAGTTGTGTGGAATTTACTCAGCAATGCGATCAAGTTCACCTCAGAAGGGGGGCAGATTGAGGTTTGTCTAGAGCGGATAGATACCGGGGAAGGGATAGAACCGGGGGAATGGCAGACGGGAGCAGGGGAAAACCAACTTCGAACAGACACGATGAATCGCGTTGCTTCTGACTCGCCGACTTACGCTCAAATTACCGTCAGTGACACCGGCAAGGGAATTGATCCTGACTTTTTGCCCCATGTGTTTGAGTCCTTTCGACAAGAAGATGGCAGAACGACGCGGCGGTTTGGTGGCTTGGGATTAGGGTTGGCGATCGTACGCCATCTGGTGGAACTGCACGGGGGAACAGTGGATGCACAAAGTCCTGGTGAAGATCAGGGAGCCACGTTTACTGTACGGTTGCCGCTGTTAAGGGACGAGGTGACACTCAATCAGTAA